The following proteins are encoded in a genomic region of Brachypodium distachyon strain Bd21 chromosome 1, Brachypodium_distachyon_v3.0, whole genome shotgun sequence:
- the LOC100842731 gene encoding probable peroxygenase 5 isoform X2 — MALLHALRGAAKPLAVVLTAVVFCVLRTGIKKESEADVYNSELTPLQRHVAFFDRNKDGIIYPSETYEGFRAIGCGVALSAFSAVFINGLLGPKTIPENEKAAAFKFPIYVKNIHKGKHGSDSGVYDSHGRFVPEKFEEIFKKHAHTRPDALTGKELQELLQANREPNDLKGRVGGFTEWKVLYSLCKDKEGYLHKETVRAVYDGSLFVKLEQERKEAKESAKKK; from the exons ATGGCTCTGTTGCACGCTCTCAGAGGCGCGGCAAAACCTCTGGCGGTCGTGCTCACCGCGGTTGTTTTCTGTGTGCTGCGGACAGGGATCAAGAAGGAGTCCGAGGCGGACGTGTACAACTCCGAGCTGACGCCGCTGCAGCGGCACGTCGCCTTCTTCGACAGGAACAAGGACGGTATCATCTACCCCTCCGAGACCTACGAAG GGTTCCGCGCGATCGGGTGCGGAGTCGCGCTCTCCGCATTCAGCGCCGTCTTCATCAACGGCTTGCTCGGACCCAAGACCATACCG GAGAACGAGAAGGCTGCAGCTTTCAAGTTCCCCATCTACGTAAAGAATATCCACAAGGGCAAGCATGGGAGCGATTCAGGCGTGTACGATTCCCACGGAAG GTTTGTTCCTGAAAAATTCGAGGAGATATTCAAGAAGCATGCCCATACGAGGCCTGATGCCCTAACAGGCAAAGAGCTGCAGGAGTTGCTTCAGGCAAACAGAGAGCCTAACGATTTGAAAGGACG GGTGGGTGGCTTCACAGAGTGGAAAGTTCTGTACTCACTGTGCAAAGACAAGGAAGGATATCTTCACAAGGAGACTGTCAGGGCAGTCTATGATGGCAGCCTGTTTGTAAAGTTGGAGCAAGAGAGGAAGGAAGCTAAGGAGTCTGCTAAGAAGAAATGA
- the LOC100845552 gene encoding cysteine-rich repeat secretory protein 12 isoform X1 — translation MSWFLAKTALLAALLVLQCARGADDDYTAFVYAGCSQARYAPGTEYAADVDTALSSLTDSAGSTPYAKYTSPSTTQLAGLYQCRSDLPAAVCGVCAKAAVTKLSSLCNSAAGGAVQLRACFVRYGNDSFLGKQDTTVLFKKCGADADAGGVAASLDTALAALQSGSGSFRAGAAGNVQAMAQCVGDLGDKACSECVAAAASQLKAGCGKASAGEAYLGKCYARFWSGSNAAPGNDNGGGVGNGVSGGDGGAGAGGTVVGGGGNGVGVVGGAGPGNGYPYGFVPRTTYGDVSDGSGKTIAIIIGLVAAVAILIIFLSFLRRARNLDGKS, via the exons ATGTCGTGGTTTCTCGCAAAAACGGCGCTGCTGGCCGCCCTGCTCGTCCTGCAGTGCGCgcgcggcgccgacgacgactacACGGCGTTCGTGTACGCCGGGTGCTCGCAGGCGCGGTACGCCCCGGGCACCGAGTACGCGGCAGACGTGGACACGGCGCTCTCCTCCCTCACCGACAGCGCGGGCTCCACCCCGTACGCCAAGTACACCTCCCCGTCCACCACCCAGCTGGCGGGGCTCTACCAGTGCCGCTCCGACcttcccgccgccgtctgcgGCGTGTGCGCCAAGGCGGCCGTCACCAAGCTCTCCTCCCTCTGCAACTCGGCCGCGGGGGGCGCCGTGCAGCTGCGCGCATGCTTCGTCCGCTACGGGAACGATTCGTTCCTGGGGAAGCAGGACACCACGGTGCTCTTCAAGAAGTGCggcgccgatgccgatgccgggGGCGTCGCGGCATCGCTTGACACGGCTCTGGCCGCGCTCCAGTCCGGCTCGGGCTCGTTCAgggcgggcgcggcggggaACGTGCAGGCCATGGCGCAGTGCGTGGGGGACCTTGGTGACAAGGCCTGCTCCGAgtgcgtcgccgccgcggcgtcgcAGCTCAAGGCCGGCTGCGGCAAGGCTTCGGCTGGGGAAGCGTACCTTGGCAAGTGCTACGCGCGCTTCTGGTCCGGCTCCAATGCCGCGCCTGGCAACGACAACGGAGGTGGCGTTGGCAACGGCGTCTCgggtggagatggaggcgccggcgccggcgggaccGTCGTCGGTGGCGGTGGCAATGGCGTCGGTGTCGTCGGTGGCGCGGGACCGGGCAATGGATACCCGTATGGCTTCGTGCCTCGTACCACGTACGGCGACGTCAGCG ATGGATCCGGGAAGACTATTGCAATCATCATCGGCCTCGTGGCAGCAGTCGCCATTTTGATCATCTTCCTATCCTTCCTCAGAAGAGCTCGTAATCTCGACG GCAAAAGCTAA
- the LOC100843034 gene encoding probable peroxygenase 4 has product MMVNRRRLLEGGVASLQLPPVTILLFLWICSWGHATADADTANMTALQKHVSFFDRNKDGIITPSETFEGFVALGYDVAFSRDFASSVHAALGPITSPVDAPLPHVAIYIDQIHRAMHGSDTGALDAKGRFVPQKFEEIFIKHAKVRQDALTSSEVEEMILASRDPLDPRSWSAPETEWGLTYKLASDKRGFLHKDSVRGIYDGSLFVKLEEERMSYQSEM; this is encoded by the exons ATGATGGTGAACCGGCGACGATTGTTGGAAGGGGGAGTGGCTTCTCTGCAGCTACCACCGGTGACTATTCTTCTGTTTCTATGGATCTGTAGCT GGGGGCATGCAACAGCAGATGCTGATACTGCTAACATGACGGCACTCCAGAAACATGTCTCTTTTTTCGACCGTAACAAGGATGGCATTATTACTCCATCAGAAACATTTGAAG GATTTGTTGCGCTTGGTTATGATGTTGCATTTTCAAGAGACTTCGCCTCCTCCGTGCATGCTGCTCTTGGTCCAATAACAAGTCCA GTTGATGCACCATTGCCCCATGTGGCAATATACATAGACCAAATCCACAGAGCAATGCATGGAAGTGATACAGGTGCTTTAGATGCTAAAGGAAG GTTTGTTCCCCAAAAGTTTGAGGAAATATTCATAAAGCATGCAAAAGTCAGACAAGACGCCCTGACATCctcggaggtggaggagatgaTCCTAGCAAGTCGAGATCCACTAGACCCTCGATCATG GTCGGCACCTGAAACGGAATGGGGGCTTACATACAAACTTGCAAGTGATAAGCGTGGCTTTCTTCACAAGGATAGTGTAAGAGGTATATATGATGGAAGTTTGTTTGTCAAGTTGGAGGAAGAGCGGATGTCTTATCAAAGTGAAATGTGA
- the LOC100842731 gene encoding probable peroxygenase 5 isoform X1, translating into MASKSANTEGIKKESEADVYNSELTPLQRHVAFFDRNKDGIIYPSETYEGFRAIGCGVALSAFSAVFINGLLGPKTIPENEKAAAFKFPIYVKNIHKGKHGSDSGVYDSHGRFVPEKFEEIFKKHAHTRPDALTGKELQELLQANREPNDLKGRVGGFTEWKVLYSLCKDKEGYLHKETVRAVYDGSLFVKLEQERKEAKESAKKK; encoded by the exons ATGGCCTCCAAATCTGCAAACACCGAAG GGATCAAGAAGGAGTCCGAGGCGGACGTGTACAACTCCGAGCTGACGCCGCTGCAGCGGCACGTCGCCTTCTTCGACAGGAACAAGGACGGTATCATCTACCCCTCCGAGACCTACGAAG GGTTCCGCGCGATCGGGTGCGGAGTCGCGCTCTCCGCATTCAGCGCCGTCTTCATCAACGGCTTGCTCGGACCCAAGACCATACCG GAGAACGAGAAGGCTGCAGCTTTCAAGTTCCCCATCTACGTAAAGAATATCCACAAGGGCAAGCATGGGAGCGATTCAGGCGTGTACGATTCCCACGGAAG GTTTGTTCCTGAAAAATTCGAGGAGATATTCAAGAAGCATGCCCATACGAGGCCTGATGCCCTAACAGGCAAAGAGCTGCAGGAGTTGCTTCAGGCAAACAGAGAGCCTAACGATTTGAAAGGACG GGTGGGTGGCTTCACAGAGTGGAAAGTTCTGTACTCACTGTGCAAAGACAAGGAAGGATATCTTCACAAGGAGACTGTCAGGGCAGTCTATGATGGCAGCCTGTTTGTAAAGTTGGAGCAAGAGAGGAAGGAAGCTAAGGAGTCTGCTAAGAAGAAATGA
- the LOC100845552 gene encoding cysteine-rich repeat secretory protein 12 isoform X2 has translation MSWFLAKTALLAALLVLQCARGADDDYTAFVYAGCSQARYAPGTEYAADVDTALSSLTDSAGSTPYAKYTSPSTTQLAGLYQCRSDLPAAVCGVCAKAAVTKLSSLCNSAAGGAVQLRACFVRYGNDSFLGKQDTTVLFKKCGADADAGGVAASLDTALAALQSGSGSFRAGAAGNVQAMAQCVGDLGDKACSECVAAAASQLKAGCGKASAGEAYLGKCYARFWSGSNAAPGNDNGGGVGNGVSGGDGGAGAGGTVVGGGGNGVGVVGGAGPGNGYPYGFVPRTTYGDVSDGSGKTIAIIIGLVAAVAILIIFLSFLRRARNLDGKS, from the exons ATGTCGTGGTTTCTCGCAAAAACGGCGCTGCTGGCCGCCCTGCTCGTCCTGCAGTGCGCgcgcggcgccgacgacgactacACGGCGTTCGTGTACGCCGGGTGCTCGCAGGCGCGGTACGCCCCGGGCACCGAGTACGCGGCAGACGTGGACACGGCGCTCTCCTCCCTCACCGACAGCGCGGGCTCCACCCCGTACGCCAAGTACACCTCCCCGTCCACCACCCAGCTGGCGGGGCTCTACCAGTGCCGCTCCGACcttcccgccgccgtctgcgGCGTGTGCGCCAAGGCGGCCGTCACCAAGCTCTCCTCCCTCTGCAACTCGGCCGCGGGGGGCGCCGTGCAGCTGCGCGCATGCTTCGTCCGCTACGGGAACGATTCGTTCCTGGGGAAGCAGGACACCACGGTGCTCTTCAAGAAGTGCggcgccgatgccgatgccgggGGCGTCGCGGCATCGCTTGACACGGCTCTGGCCGCGCTCCAGTCCGGCTCGGGCTCGTTCAgggcgggcgcggcggggaACGTGCAGGCCATGGCGCAGTGCGTGGGGGACCTTGGTGACAAGGCCTGCTCCGAgtgcgtcgccgccgcggcgtcgcAGCTCAAGGCCGGCTGCGGCAAGGCTTCGGCTGGGGAAGCGTACCTTGGCAAGTGCTACGCGCGCTTCTGGTCCGGCTCCAATGCCGCGCCTGGCAACGACAACGGAGGTGGCGTTGGCAACGGCGTCTCgggtggagatggaggcgccggcgccggcgggaccGTCGTCGGTGGCGGTGGCAATGGCGTCGGTGTCGTCGGTGGCGCGGGACCGGGCAATGGATACCCGTATGGCTTCGTGCCTCGTACCACGTACGGCGACGTCAGCG ATGGATCCGGGAAGACTATTGCAATCATCATCGGCCTCGTGGCAGCAGTCGCCATTTTGATCATCTTCCTATCCTTCCTCAGAAGAGCTCGTAATCTCGACGGTAAGTCTTAA